Proteins from a genomic interval of Trichoderma breve strain T069 chromosome 2, whole genome shotgun sequence:
- a CDS encoding metallopeptidase family m24 domain-containing protein has protein sequence MDYHIIKDEKGVSLPTTSSPQQSQPEASQRRSTSSKRFRISIFTLLFLTALLIFKNAHNTPFSICTSHHHPNVAQVQQCSINNFKSDLSFLDPAEPIQPEEFLLRRDRLAQALAANNVDAFVLEPGYTFQYYGNISQQDWEPWEPEERPFLMLIMPQTSSDGSVSAKTAFLSPHFEEGRVRMLGIPSREEELDIVIWEEHWNPYTTLLESRLFSGKQSPTLMADEEIRDYIVRGLDGAGFRTVGLSPEAELVRQLKTPAEVELLRAVNTGTVAAVRAMRPCLVPGLTENEVTSILDQTMLSIGFGLFFNIVLFEEHGALPHGGFVTGDKKLTYDTMVVIDVGAHYLGYSSDICRSFMIDVPPGMTASTTHSDPLRVEKENVWRIVLEAQTAAAKAMKPNNTAASVDIAARTVIEDAGYGYGFTHRLGHGIGIKAHESPYLNKWNTGSLLRPGMTFTNEPGIYLENKFGVRHEDIYLVKEDGEAELLTGQRARGMYEP, from the coding sequence ATGGATTACCATATCATTAAAGATGAAAAGGGTGTCTCCCTTCCaacgacatcatcaccacaacaATCACAACCAGAAGCATCACAACGCCGATCTACATCCTCCAAACGATTccgcatctccatcttcacactcctcttcctcacagccctcctcatcttcaaaaaCGCCCACAACACCCCCTTCTCCATCTGCACctcccaccaccacccaaACGTCGCCCAAGTCCAGCAATGCTCCATCAACAACTTCAAATCAGACCTCTCATTCCTTGATCCCGCAGAGCCCATCCAGCCCGAAGAGTTCCTCCTCCGCAGGGACCGTCTAGCGCAGGCCCTCGCCGCCAACAATGTCGACGCCTTCGTTCTTGAGCCGGGCTACACGTTCCAGTACTATGGCAACATCTCGCAGCAGGATTGGGAACCATGGGAGCCTGAAGAGCGGCCGTTCCTCATGCTCATCATGCCGCAGACTTCCTCCGACGGCAGCGTTTCCGCAAAGACGGCGTTTTTGTCACCGCATTTCGAAGAGGGCCGCGTTCGCATGCTGGGCATCCCGTCTCGCGAGGAAGAGTTGGACATTGTCATCTGGGAAGAACATTGGAACCCGTACACAACACTCCTGGAATCGAGACTCTTCAGCGGCAAACAGTCCCCGACGCTCATGGCCGACGAGGAAATCCGCGACTACATCGTCCGCGGCCTCGACGGCGCAGGCTTCCGCACCGTCGGCCTCAGCCCCGAAGCAGAGCTCGTCAGACAACTCAAGACGCCCGCCGAGGTCGAGCTCCTCCGGGCCGTAAACACCGGCACCGTGGCCGCCGTGCGGGCCATGCGGCCGTGTCTCGTCCCCGGCCTGACGGAGAACGAGGTCACCTCCATCCTGGACCAGACCATGCTCTCCAtcggcttcggcctcttcttcaacatcgtCCTCTTCGAGGAGCACGGCGCCCTCCCGCACGGCGGCTTCGTCACCGGCGACAAGAAGCTGACGTACGACACCATGGTCGTCATCGACGTCGGCGCGCACTACCTCGGCTACTCGTCCGACATTTGCCGCAGCTTCATGATTGACGTGCCGCCAGGTATGACGGCGTCGACGACGCACTCCGACCCCTTGCGCGTCGAAAAGGAGAATGTCTGGCGCATCGTCCTGGAGGCGCAGAcggccgctgccaaggccatgaagcCCAACAACACCGCCGCCAGCGTCGACATTGCGGCTCGTACTGTCATTGAAGATGCCGGGTATGGATACGGATTTACGCACCGCCTGGGTCACGGCATTGGTATCAAGGCACATGAGTCTCCGTATCTGAACAAGTGGAACACTGGCTCGCTACTCCGGCCGGGAATGACATTCACGAATGAGCCGGGTATCTATCTAGAGAACAAGTTCGGTGTCAGGCACGAGGATATTTACCTGGTCAAAGAGGATGGCGAGGCAGAGCTCCTCACGGGTCAGCGGGCACGAGGAATGTATGAACCTTGA